The Rhinoraja longicauda isolate Sanriku21f chromosome 17, sRhiLon1.1, whole genome shotgun sequence genome includes a region encoding these proteins:
- the pde12 gene encoding 2',5'-phosphodiesterase 12: protein MPGPRCSSQRSPPHTHRPRGPTTTKAPTHCRRQHCLLHGAVQVPQLNSPAEGQSQPRPRPRLHGVTSLPGNRCVRPGGRVKPGRGEGEAESMPVLLGRALRLLQRLATGPALGRGSSLGPASAPGPHSAPGPGSSAGPASAPGLGLGSSPAHGSASSSAPGPGSASGLPPGSGSASGLPPGSRLAPGSYPMPGSAMQTAVVRCVPSETKMTIALEVCGSQRRLEREQSECLRASLARIAHHLLKAQTGSRRGKKAPGPALDSARTQGQTRAQSQGQAPDQAQGQAPDQAQGQAPDQAQGQAPDQAQGQAPDQAQGQAPDQAQGQAPDQAQGQAPDQAQGQAPDQAQGQAPDQAPAPEVSLYVGEQAVPGHTSNEEAWQEGAVLQVGSARYRVQRNPPGLTLLALPASILAGFPVCPRLQVEFGQAADCRFEWLREAEDGHWEPVADGRVFTPPPDLVGRRLKLRCRPGDGSRLGPETEALSSGPVQLGPEACTCDDRHSFTQQAAAGPVLRVVSYNILADIYVQTELSKTTLYPYCPPHALHAHYRENLVKKEVLGYQADLLCLQEVDKTLFSHSLQPALDAFGYQGLFRVKEKQHEGLATFYRASRFQLLSQHDVTLGQALASDPLHTNLLQEVAANPSVQEQVLQKSTALQVCVLQSLGDPSRKVCVANTHLYWHPKGGHIRLIQIAIAFRHLQQITSELHPNTPIIFCGDFNSSPSSGLFDFVTKGSISPDHQDWTSNGQEEQCRISLTHPFKLGSACGEPAYTNYVGDFQGCLDYVFMDVDALEVTRVIPFPPHEEITRHLALPSVSHPSDHIALVCDLAWK from the exons atgccgggtccccgttGTTCTTCACAGAGGtccccccctcacactcatcGACCGCGAGGTCCCACCACCACCAAGGCACCTACCCACTGCCGGCGGCAGCATTGTTTGCTCCACGGCGCG gtcCAAGTTCCTCAGTTAAACTCGCCAGCAGAGGGACAGAGTcagccccggccccggccccggctACACGGCGTTACCTCGCTGCCCGGCAACCGCTGTGTCCGTCCCGGGGGGAGAGTGAAGCCcgggcggggggagggagaggccgAGTCCATGCCCGTCCTGCTGGGCCGCGCCCTCCGCCTACTGCAGCGCCTGGCCACGGGCCCAGCTCTAGGCCGCGGCTCGTCTCTCGGCCCAGCCTCAGCACCAGGCCCACACTCCGCACCAGGCCCAGGCTCAAGCGCAGGCCCAGCCTCAGCACCAGGCCTAGGTTTAGGCTCAAGCCCAGCTCACGGTTCAGCTTCAAGCTCAgctccaggcccaggctcagcCTCCGGCCTacctccaggctcaggctcagccTCAGGCCTACCTCCAGGCTCACGTCTAGCCCCAGGCTCTTATCCGATGCCAGGCTCGGCCATGCAGACGGCCGTGGTCCGCTGTGTCCCGAGTGAGACCAAGATGACCATCGCGCTGGAGGTGTGCGGGTCACAGCGGCGGCTGGAGCGGGAGCAGAGCGAGTGCCTGCGGGCCTCACTGGCTCGCATCGCACACCACCTGCTCAAGGCCCAGACCGGGTCACGCAGAGGCAAGAAGGCCCCAGGGCCGGCCCTGGACTCGGCCCGGACCCAGGGCCAGACCAGGGCTCAGTCCCAGGGGCAAGCCCCAGACCAGGCCCAGGGGCAGGCCCCAGACCAGGCCCAGGGGCAGGCCCCAGACCAGGCCCAGGGGCAGGCCCCAGACCAGGCCCAGGGGCAGGCCCCAGACCAGGCCCAGGGGCAAGCCCCAGACCAGGCCCAGGGGCAGGCCCCAGACCAGGCCCAGGGGCAAGCCCCAGACCAGGCCCAGGGGCAAGCCCCAGACCAGGCCCAGGGGCAGGCCCCAGACCAGGCCCCGGCCCCGGAGGTCAGCCTGTACGTGGGTGAGCAGGCCGTGCCGGGCCACACGAGTAACGAGGAGGCCTGGCAGGAGGGCGCGGTGCTGCAGGTGGGCTCGGCCCGTTACCGGGTGCAGCGGAACCCGCCCGGGTTGACGCTGCTGGCACTGCCCGCCTCCATCCTGGCCGGCTTCCCCGTCTGCCCCCGGCTACAGGTGGAGTTCGGGCAGGCGGCCGACTGCCGCTTCGAGTGGCTGCGGGAGGCCGAGGACGGACACTGGGAGCCTGTGGCCGACGGCAGGGTGTTCACCCCTCCGCCCGACCTGGTGGGCCGCAGGCTGAAGCTGCGCTGCCGCCCGGGAGATGGCAGCAGGTTGGGGCCGGAGACCGAGGCCTTGAGCTCGGGCCCCGTGCAGCTAGGCCCCGAGGCCTGCACCTGCGACGACCGCCATTCCTTCACCCAGCAGGCTGCGGCCGGCCCTGTGCTCCGGGTGGTCTCCTACAATATCCTGGCCGATATCTACGTCCAGACCGAGCTGTCCAAGACCACCCTGTACCCCTACTGCCCACCCCATGCCCTGCACGCCCATTACAGGGAGAACCTGGTCAAGAAGGAGGTGCTGGGCTACCAGGCCGACCTGCTGTGCCTGCAGGAGGTGGACAAGaccctcttcagccacagcctgCAGCCTGCACTGGATGCCTTCGGCTACCAGGGCCTGTTCCGCGTcaaggagaagcagcacgaaGGCCTGGCCACCTTCTACAGAGCCTCCCGATTCCAGCTGCTGTCTCAGCACGATGTGACCCTGGGCCAGGCTCTGGCCTCCGATCCTCTACACACAAACCTCCTCCAGGAGGTTGCTGCCAACCCCAGCGTCCAGGAACAGGTGCTGCAAAAATCAACCGCCCTGCAG GTTTGTGTGCTTCAGTCCCTTGGAGATCCATCAAGAAAAGTGTGCGTTGCTAATACTCATCTTTACTGGCACCCAAAAG GAGGCCACATTCGACTTATTCAGATAGCAATAGCATTTCGTCACCTTCAACAGATCACTTCCGAGCTGCATCCAAACACACCGATCATCTTTTGCGGTGACTTTAACAGCTCCCCGTCCTCGGGCTTGTTCGACTTTGTTACCAAAGGAAGCATTTCGCCCGATCACCAAGACTGGACTTCAAACGGCCAGGAGGAGCAGTGCAGaatctccctcactcaccccttcAAACTGGGAAGTGCCTGTGGGGAGCCCGCGTACACAAACTACGTGGGGGATTTCCAAGGATGTTTGGACTACGTTTTCATGGACGTAGATGCGCTGGAGGTTACTCGGGTCATTCCCTTCCCACCTCACGAGGAGATCACCCGGCACTTGGCCCTGCCCAGCGTCTCCCATCCATCAGATCACATTGCACTGGTCTGTGATCTGGCCTGGAAGTGA
- the rps23 gene encoding small ribosomal subunit protein uS12, translated as MGKCRGLRTARKLRNLRRDQKWHDKQYKKAHLGTALKANPFGGASHAKGIVLEKVGVEAKQPNSAIRKCVRVQLIKNGKKITAFVPNDGCLNFIEENDEVLVAGFGRKGHAVGDIPGVRFKVVKVANVSLLALYKGKKERPRS; from the exons ATGG GTAAGTGCCGTGGTCTCCGTACAGCAAGAAAGCTGCGTAATCTCCGTCGTGATCAGAAATGGCACGACAAGCAGTACAAGAAGGCCCATTTGGGGACAGCTTTGAAGGCCAACCCATTCGGCGGTGCTTCCCATGCCAAAGGAATAGTCTTGGAAAAAGT TGGCGTTGAGGCTAAGCAGCCCAATTCTGCGATCCGAAAGTGCGTCCGAGTGCAGCTCATTAAGAATGGCAAGAAAATCACAGCCTTTGTTCCAAATGATGGCTGCTTGAATTTCATAGAG GAAAACGATGAGGTCCTGGTTGCTGGCTTTGGCCGTAAGGGACATGCCGTCGGTGATATTCCTGGCGTCCGCTTCAAGGTGGTTAAAGTTGCCAACGTGTCTTTGTTGGCTCTGTACAAGGGCAAGAAGGAGAGACCAAGATCTTAA